DNA from Sulfurimonas xiamenensis:
GAGATGATGGAAGCCGAAGCCGTATCCCTTGAGGAGTTTTTTTTACAACACATAAAAGAGGAAGCAAAAGGAGAGGAGTTTGAGAGACTCAAACTCAAAGTCCAAGAGCTCTTTGCACACTATGAGGAGGTTTGTGATGATACTATCTAGACTCCGACTTAAAAACTTTAAAAAATACAGCGCCAAGACAATAGAGTTTGGCGAGGGGCTTATCGGCATCATCGGCAAAAACGGAAGTGGGAAATCTACCATTTTCGAGGCGATATTTTTTGCACTTTACGGCGAGCTGAGGAACAAAGGGTATAAAGATATTATCAAAAACTCAAATGCAGACGCAAAGGATGCGGTGGTTGTCGAACTTGAGTTTGAGTTTGATGCGGCAATCTACAGAGTAGTTCGCGAATTTCGCGGAAAAGCGATGAGCGCAAACGCAAAACTCTACAAGAACGAGGAGCTTATAACAAGCGGTGCCAAAGAGGTGACAAGCTCCATAACCTCACTTACAAAGATGAGCAAAGATGCTTTTGTGAACACTCTTTTTGCCTCCCAAAAAGAGCTTACAAGCCTGAGTGCGCTTAAAAACGAAGACAGAAAAAAGATGATAAGAAAACTTCTTGGGCTGGAGAAGATAGACTTTGTCGAAAGAGAGCTGGTTGAGAAAAGCAGAGAGCTAAAACGCGAGATAGAAGCATTTAAAGAGGTGCTTTTGGGCGAAGCGGAGATAAAGCAAAAAGAGGGGCAGATAAAGGAAAATATCGCTTCAAAAGAGGCTCTTGCAAAAGATGAGAAGAGCAAGACAAAAGAGCTTGACGCACTAAAAACTAAAGAGAAAGAGATAAAAAAAGAGCTCACTATATTTGCAGAGACAAAAGAGAAGAAACAGAAGCTTGCCTCACAACTGGAACTGACGAAAAACTCCAAAAACAGCGAGATATTAAACCAGGTAAAACTTAACGCTGAGTTTCATGAACTTGAAGATAAGCAAGAGAAGCTCGAATCCTTAAAACCTGCGGCAAAAGAGTATCTTAGCCTGCAGCAGCAGTTAAAGGAGCAGGAGAAGCTCAGAGAGTTCTTCCTCAAAAAAGAGGGGCTGCAAAAGGAGCAGGTTCAACTAAGAGAGCAGTACACAAAGAGCAGATCAGACATTGGCGCACTTGAGAAGGCCTGCGAGGGTTATGACGAGTTTGTCTTAAACGCAAAAAATCTGGAGATAAACATCGCAGTTTTGCAAGAGAGCGTAAAGACAAAGCAGACGATCGAAAACGAGCTAAAAGCTGAAATAGCCTCTGAACAAAAGCAGATAGATATCACGAACGCCAAGATAGCCAAGCTAAAAGAGCTAGGAAACGAAGGAGCTTGTCCGACATGCACAAGACCGCTTTTAGAGGAGTATGACAATGTTGTAAACTCGCTTGTCCACGCGGTCAACGAGACACACCAAAAGAAGATTGATGAGTATAAGAAGCAGCTTACTGAGGTAGAGACTCAAAAGAGCGCATTTGAAGCCGAGAAGAAGCAAAAAGAGAAAGAGTTTTCGGAGATTGTAAGCAGTATTAAGATCATAGATAGCAAATTAAAAGACCTAAAAGCCGCACAAGAACACTTTGCCCTTGTAGAGCAAAAAGGGCTTAAAAACAAGCAGGAACTCAAAGAGCTTGAAGCCTACAGTTACGATGAGAAAGCGCACGAGAAGATAAGAAGCGACTTCGCATCTCTTGAACCAAAATACAAACTATACATTAGCAATGAGACAGAATTAAAGAGACTTCCCGTAGTAAAAGCTGACCTCGCACTTGTAAGCAAAAGAATCGAAGATCTAAGAGAACAGTACAAGAAAAAAGAGGCGGAGTTTAACCTTGTCATCTACGACGAAGAGAAACACAAAGCAAAGCTTGCGGAGCATAACGAACTGTTCAAAGCCATAGATGCAAAAGCAGCACTTCTGATGGAGATAAAAGTAAAAGTTGCAAAGATCGAGGGCGAGATAAAAAACATAGAAGCCTCGCTTGAGAACAATGAGGCGCAAAAGAAAAAAGTTCAGAGCAAAAAAGATGATCTGCTTGACTATGAGAAAATAAAGATGAGTCTTACGGAGTTTAAGACACGCCTAAATGCAAAGATAGCACCCCGCATCTCGGAGATCGCCTCAGAGATGTACGCTCGTATCACAAAAGGAAAATACCAGCACATAGAAGTCAGCAACGACTTCGATTTTTTCATCTACGACGAGGGCAAAAAGTACCCAATAGAGCGTTTTAGCGGCGGAGAGATAGACCTCGCAAATCTAGTGCTTCGCATAGCAATCTCAAAAACCTTAACCGAACTCAGCGGAGCAAGCTCAATAGGTTTCTTGGCATTTGACGAAGTGTTCGGAAGTCAGGACGAAACAAGACGCATGGAGATACTAGAAGCTTTCCACACCATCAAAGAGCAGTACAGACAGATATTTCTTATAAGCCACGAGATGGAGATAAAAGAGATGTTTGAGCGGGTTGTGGAGTTGTAAATAAAATTAAAATTTGGAGAAAAAAATGAGTGCTTTTAATAGAGGTTCAGAATGGAGAAAATGGGATTTACATTGTCATACTCCTTTAGACCATGAATGGATTAACAAACCAAATTTAGATACTGTAGAAAATAAAAAAATATTTGCTAAAGAGTATATTGATTTTGCTAAAGCACAAGCTTTATCTGTTATTGCCATAACTGACCATAATTTTTGTTCTTCAATAGATAATTTACTAATTCCTTACATTCAAAAAGAAGCATCTGATAATGGAATTACTATTTTACCAGGGTTTGAAATAACTGCAAAAGATGGGAGTGGTATCCATTTATTAGTATTATTTAAAGAAAAAACGGATTTATCTAAGATACATGAGATTGTAAAAGCTTGTTTCAATCCTGGAACAGATCTTTGTCCAAGTTCTGGAGTTCCTATTTCTGATTTAAGTATTTCAGAAATAAAAAACAAGGTGAACTCTTCAAAACTAGATTCAATTTTTATATTTGCACATGCAGATAGTAAAAGTGGTGTTTTAGATAAAAAAACAATTGATGGAACAAGAAGAGTTGATGAATGGAATAATAAAAATGTAAGTATTTGTCAATTATCAAAAGCTATTGACAGTTTTAATAATGGTACATTTTTAGACCATTTATCAAAGGGCAATGTCCCATTATATAAAAGAGATATGACATATATCATTGCTTCTGATTGTCGTAGAATTAAAATTGAGAATGCCGCTGATGGAAGGTTTTATCTTGGTCAAAAATTTGTATGGATAAAAGCCGAACCAACATTTGAAGGACTCAAACAAATTATTTATGAACCTGAAAGAGTAAGAATCCAAGAAGAAAAACCTGAAATCAAAACAGATTATGAGGTAATAAAAAGTATAAAAATAATTGATACCACAGACACATTTACAAATGAAAAAATAGGATTTAGCAATAATTTAAATTCAATAATAGGTGGTAAATCTTCTGGAAAATCTTTATTGCTATATTTATTGGCAAAAACAGTCTTACCAATCGAAAAATATAAAGAAATTAAAGGGTATAAAAACTTTGTAGAATATGATAATCTTGACGGTATTGATTGTGAAGTAGAATGGGAAGATGGGCAAATATCTAAACTTCTAAGTAGTGATAATAAAAGATATATTGATTACATTCCTCAAATGCACTTAAATAACATAGCAGAAGATAAAGAAAAAAATATTACTTTTAAACAAACAATTGATGAACTACTACATAGACAAGCGGACTACACAAGCTCATTACATAATTTAACATCAAAAATATTAGAACATAAGCAATCTTTAAATAATGAAATAGATAAATATTTTGATAATGAAAAAGAGTTATATAGACTACAAGGTGAATTAACACTTCTAGGAGATAAAAAAGCTATAGAAGCTAGTATTATAAAATATAATCAAGAGTTAGTTGCATTAAAATCAAAATCTACTTTAACCCCAGAAGATGAAGAAAATATTAAAAAAATACAAGATTCTATTGCAGAAAACAATAAAGAAAAAACTATAAAAAACAATGAAGTAATACTATTAGAAAGTATTAAAAAAGTTTTTCATATGTTAGATTCAAAAGTTATTACTTTTATAGATGAAGAGTTTTCAAATGTTATGGCAATTGAAGAAAATAAAAGCATACTTGAAGAAATTAAAACTAATTTGTCTAAAAATTTAATTTCTTCAATTGAAAGTTTCAAATTAGACAACCCTCTTATTACGGAAACTTTAATTGCTACTATCTCAGAAATAGACGAAAAAATCAATCAACTAACTATCTCTTTGGAACCATTTAATGAAAAATTTGATGATAAAAAGAAATTTTTAGATACACAAAAAAAACTTGCTGATGAACAAGAAAAATTAAATAAAATTTTACAAAAAGAAAAAGAAATAGAATCTCAAAAATCAACATTAGTTTTAGATTTATTTTTAACGAAATATAGTGAACTTTTTGATACTTATAAAAAAATAATAGAACTAAATGAGCCTTATAAACTCATAGGTAAAGATTTAGAGTTAATTACTGAAATAAAATTTGACACAGAAAAGTTTTATTTAAATTTTTCATATTATATTGCTAAAAATCAGTCCTTAGATAAAATTTTTGACCCTACAATTTATACTGTAAAAAATGAATTCATATATAAATCGTCAGACCATATTAGGAAGATCAAAACTATTCTAATTAAGTTGTTTGAAGGAAGTATTTCTTTTAACAAAAATAAAATTAGAAAAGAAATGATTACTTATTTATTTGATGATTATTTCAAAATTACATATGATTTAAAACAAGGTAATGATAGATTGGAGCACATGTCACCTGGTAAAAAAGGCATCATTTTATTCCAATTATTCTTAGAAATAAGTTCTTCAAAGATACCTATCTTAATAGACCAACCAGAAGATAATCTTGACAATAGAACTGTTTATGACACATTAACTGAGTTTATTAAAAATAAAAAAATTGACAGACAAATAATTATGGTTTCACATAATTCTAATCTAGTTGTTTCCACAGATTCTGAAAATATTATTGTTGCTAATCAAAATGGGCAGGGAGAAAGTGCAATTAAATTTGACTATGTTAATGGTGCATTAGAAAACACCTTCAAAAATCGCGCTGAAAGCATTTCAGTGTTAAAATCTCAAGGGATTAGAGAGCATGTATGTGATATTTTAGAGGGTGGGGAAATTGCATTCAAAAAAAGAGAACAAAAATATAATATAAAATAAAAATCAACTTAACTAAATCACTATACATAAAAGATATGAAAATGAAAAACATAAACCTGAAGATAGCGGATATAACACAAGAAGATGTATGTGCAGTGGTAAATGCGGCAAACAGTTCACTTCTTGGCGGCGGCGGAGTGGACGGTGCAATTCACCGCGCGGGCGGAGAGCAGATACTTAGCGAGTGTAAAAAGCTCAGAGCCTCTCTGCATCCTGATGGACTGCCTACCGGAGAAGCCGTTGCGACAACTGCAGGAAATATGAGGGCAAAATATGTGATTCACACTGTAGGTCCTGTTTATTCATCTTGTAAAAACCGCTGCGAAGAGCTTCTGGCAAACTGCTATATAAACTCACTAAAAGCAGCTTCTGAACTAAAGTGCCACAGTATCTCGTTTCCTGCCATCTCTACAGGCATCTACGGTTATCCAAAGGGTGAGGCAGCTAAAGTTGCCTACAAGAGCGTCAAATCTTTTTTGGAAACTAATCAGAGCATGGAAGTTAACTTTGTGTTTTCTTCAAAAGAGAGTTACGACATCTTTGCAGATGCCGTCAAAGAGTTGTAAAATAAAGGATATCAAAGAGGCTAACAAGTATAATTATGAATATTCTTACAGGATTCTACAAATGAGCATATTTGCCCTACAGTCAGAGGCAGGCGGTTTTTTGGACGAAGGTTTAAAACGCTTCAATAAAGAGTTTGACGATTGGTGTGTTCAGTTTGACAACTATGAAGATGCCAATCTTATGAGACAAAATCTTGGCAAAAAAATAGTTGCGGAGGTTGTAGAGATCACACCTTTGAGCTATCCGAAATATTTTTTTCATACTCTTAAAGGTGTTATCCATGCAACAAGACAGATCGAT
Protein-coding regions in this window:
- a CDS encoding AAA family ATPase; this encodes MILSRLRLKNFKKYSAKTIEFGEGLIGIIGKNGSGKSTIFEAIFFALYGELRNKGYKDIIKNSNADAKDAVVVELEFEFDAAIYRVVREFRGKAMSANAKLYKNEELITSGAKEVTSSITSLTKMSKDAFVNTLFASQKELTSLSALKNEDRKKMIRKLLGLEKIDFVERELVEKSRELKREIEAFKEVLLGEAEIKQKEGQIKENIASKEALAKDEKSKTKELDALKTKEKEIKKELTIFAETKEKKQKLASQLELTKNSKNSEILNQVKLNAEFHELEDKQEKLESLKPAAKEYLSLQQQLKEQEKLREFFLKKEGLQKEQVQLREQYTKSRSDIGALEKACEGYDEFVLNAKNLEINIAVLQESVKTKQTIENELKAEIASEQKQIDITNAKIAKLKELGNEGACPTCTRPLLEEYDNVVNSLVHAVNETHQKKIDEYKKQLTEVETQKSAFEAEKKQKEKEFSEIVSSIKIIDSKLKDLKAAQEHFALVEQKGLKNKQELKELEAYSYDEKAHEKIRSDFASLEPKYKLYISNETELKRLPVVKADLALVSKRIEDLREQYKKKEAEFNLVIYDEEKHKAKLAEHNELFKAIDAKAALLMEIKVKVAKIEGEIKNIEASLENNEAQKKKVQSKKDDLLDYEKIKMSLTEFKTRLNAKIAPRISEIASEMYARITKGKYQHIEVSNDFDFFIYDEGKKYPIERFSGGEIDLANLVLRIAISKTLTELSGASSIGFLAFDEVFGSQDETRRMEILEAFHTIKEQYRQIFLISHEMEIKEMFERVVEL
- a CDS encoding TrlF family AAA-like ATPase; protein product: MSAFNRGSEWRKWDLHCHTPLDHEWINKPNLDTVENKKIFAKEYIDFAKAQALSVIAITDHNFCSSIDNLLIPYIQKEASDNGITILPGFEITAKDGSGIHLLVLFKEKTDLSKIHEIVKACFNPGTDLCPSSGVPISDLSISEIKNKVNSSKLDSIFIFAHADSKSGVLDKKTIDGTRRVDEWNNKNVSICQLSKAIDSFNNGTFLDHLSKGNVPLYKRDMTYIIASDCRRIKIENAADGRFYLGQKFVWIKAEPTFEGLKQIIYEPERVRIQEEKPEIKTDYEVIKSIKIIDTTDTFTNEKIGFSNNLNSIIGGKSSGKSLLLYLLAKTVLPIEKYKEIKGYKNFVEYDNLDGIDCEVEWEDGQISKLLSSDNKRYIDYIPQMHLNNIAEDKEKNITFKQTIDELLHRQADYTSSLHNLTSKILEHKQSLNNEIDKYFDNEKELYRLQGELTLLGDKKAIEASIIKYNQELVALKSKSTLTPEDEENIKKIQDSIAENNKEKTIKNNEVILLESIKKVFHMLDSKVITFIDEEFSNVMAIEENKSILEEIKTNLSKNLISSIESFKLDNPLITETLIATISEIDEKINQLTISLEPFNEKFDDKKKFLDTQKKLADEQEKLNKILQKEKEIESQKSTLVLDLFLTKYSELFDTYKKIIELNEPYKLIGKDLELITEIKFDTEKFYLNFSYYIAKNQSLDKIFDPTIYTVKNEFIYKSSDHIRKIKTILIKLFEGSISFNKNKIRKEMITYLFDDYFKITYDLKQGNDRLEHMSPGKKGIILFQLFLEISSSKIPILIDQPEDNLDNRTVYDTLTEFIKNKKIDRQIIMVSHNSNLVVSTDSENIIVANQNGQGESAIKFDYVNGALENTFKNRAESISVLKSQGIREHVCDILEGGEIAFKKREQKYNIK
- a CDS encoding O-acetyl-ADP-ribose deacetylase encodes the protein MKNINLKIADITQEDVCAVVNAANSSLLGGGGVDGAIHRAGGEQILSECKKLRASLHPDGLPTGEAVATTAGNMRAKYVIHTVGPVYSSCKNRCEELLANCYINSLKAASELKCHSISFPAISTGIYGYPKGEAAKVAYKSVKSFLETNQSMEVNFVFSSKESYDIFADAVKEL